One Agelaius phoeniceus isolate bAgePho1 chromosome 7, bAgePho1.hap1, whole genome shotgun sequence DNA segment encodes these proteins:
- the KMO gene encoding kynurenine 3-monooxygenase: MEPWDPRGKRVAVVGGGLVGALNACFFARRGFHVDVYEAREDIRVSSFARGRSINLALSHRGRQALRAVGMEEQIVAKGIPMRARRIHTPSGKKYSIPYGKKDQYILSVDRANLNKELLTAAEKYSNTKLFFGHKLLGCNAELGTLTIKRSDQQTLEVTYDLIVGCDGAFSTVRKQFMRQTRFNYSHEYIPHGYMELTIPPKDGDFAMEPNYLHIWPRNTFMMIALPNMDKSFTCTLFMPFEEFEKLTTGEQVLGFFQTYFPDAIPLIGEQELKHDYFLLPAQAMISVKCSSYNLSSRCVLMGDAAHAVVPFYGQGMNAGFEDCLVFDELMDQFHNDLAACLPEFSRLRVPDDHAISDLAMYNYVEMREHVNSTWFIFRKRVDNFLHALMPSTIVPLYTMVTFTRIRYHEALQRWKWQTKVINRGLFVVGAAGLGGTYLLIKRLARNLNFCLEDLWGWSHYLKNFGSLPFGTRVD; encoded by the exons ATGGAGCCCTGGGACCCACGAGGGAAAAGAGTTGCTGTTGTTGGTGGTGGTCTG GTGGGTGCATTAAATGCCTGTTTCTTTGCTAGAAGAGGTTTCCATGTTGATGTTTATGAAGCCAGGGAAG ATATCCGAGTGTCCAGCTTTGCCCGGGGCAGGAGCATCAACCTGGCCCTGTCCCACCGGGGACGCCAAGCCCTGCGAGCCGTGGGCATGGAGGAGCAG ATTGTGGCCAAGGGCATTCCCATGAGGGCAAGGAGGATACACACACCTTCAGGGAAAAAATACTCCATCCCTTATGGGAAGAAGGACCAG TACATTCTCTCTGTGGACAGAGCAAACTTAAACAAAGAGCTGCTGACAG CTGCTGAGAAGTACTCCAACACAAAACTGTTCTTTGGACACAAGCTCCTCGGGTGCaatgcagagctggggacatTAACCATTAAAAG ATCTGACCAGCAGACCTTGGAAGTGACCTATGACCTCATTGTGGGGTGTGATGGAGCCTTCTCAACAGTCAGGAAACAGTTCATGAGGCAAACACGCTTCAACTACAGCCATGAGTACATTCCTCACGGCTACATGGAGCTGACCATCCCCCCCAAGGATGGAGAT tTTGCCATGGAACCAAACTACCTCCACATCTGGCCGAGGAACACCTTCATGATGATTGCACTGCCCAACATG GACAAGTCCTTCACCTGCACGCTCTTCATGCCCTTTGAGGAGTTTGAGAAGCTCACAACAGGCGAGCAAGTGCTGGGGTTTTTCCAGACCTACTTCCCAGATGCCATTCCCCTCATCGGAGA GCAAGAGCTGAAGCACGATTACTTtttgctgccagcccaggccatGATCTCTGTGAAGTGCTCCTCTTACAACCTCTCCTCCCGGTGCGTGCTGATGGGAGATGCTGCTCATGCTGTTGTGCCCTTCTATGGACAGGGCATGAATGCA GGCTTTGAAGATTGTCTGGTCTTTGATGAATTAATGGACCAGTTCCACAATGACCTCG CTGCCTGCCTCCCTGAGTTCTCCAGACTGAGGGTGCCAGATGACCACGCAATTTCAGATTTAGCCATGTACAATTATGTAGAG ATGCGCGAGCACGTCAATTCCACGTGGTTCATCTTCCGCAAGCGCGTAGACAACTTCCTGCACGCCCTCATGCCTTCCACCATCGTCCCACTGTACACCATG GTGACCTTCACCAGAATTCGCTACCACGAGGCCCTTCAGCGCTGGAAATGGCAGACAAAG GTAATTAATCGAGGGCTGTTTGTtgtgggggcagcagggctggggggcacctACCTGCTGATAAAGCGTCTGGCACGGAACCTGAACTTCTGCTTGGAAGACTTGTGGGGCTGGTCCCATTATCTGAAGAACTTTGGAAGTCTTCCCTTTGGCACAAGAGTGGATTAA